From a region of the Mercurialis annua linkage group LG1-X, ddMerAnnu1.2, whole genome shotgun sequence genome:
- the LOC126681384 gene encoding putative F-box protein At1g49610 gives MRPRKSSKTCYTSSNKDTSDRSSTRDLISNLPDEILSDILAKLPLREAIRTNVLSHRWRHVSAFPPNLTFDRINMLDGDDQDHDIHFCTFNENRFVRGVDQFLEFFKGTKIRYFALCYCLGSNRANDMNRWVRFAVQMGVENLYLGLHCKKHRRLPFPNTAKEKYVLEKDIFEGGRQINLKYLHLVGCCIGKSISREFSCLQTLVMDYSPLARYDLQSMFFCLANLRSLTFKQCDLPAMLCFASLLALRKLHFIQCSGIKHIKLSNRKLKRLACIDSSILRLDFLGAHRLKTLVYFGNNYLQMIQIASRLQRLSNVIKLKHIYIRSGIDWGNRLPVPKRMLIFSVLHLKLELMCETKFDIQKMISVLRACPRLRGLNLAFRCIKDVNHKNFPLGDYSSEHLEDVEIGGYTDTFQQFRFAVYLLKHASKLKRLVIKRPLLHIATERQQSRHKARRQSICKRLSAFSRDVELVVR, from the exons TCAAAAACTTGTTACACTTCATCGAACAAG GATACAAGTGACCGTAGCTCAACAAGAGATCTTATCAGTAACTTACCCGACGAAATTCTTAGTGACATTCTCGCAAAATTGCCACTGAGAGAAGCTATAAGAACGAATGTTCTATCACATAGATGGAGGCATGTTTCAGCATTCCCACCTAATCTAACGTTTGACCGGATTAACATGTTGGATGGCGATGATCAAGACCATGATATACACTTTTGTACCTTCAATGAGAACAGATTTGTAAGAGGAGTTGATCAGTTTCTGGAATTCTTCAAGGGAACAAAGATACGCTATTTTGCGCTATGCTATTGTCTTGGTTCTAATCGCGCAAATGATATGAATCGATGGGTTAGGTTTGCAGTGCAAATGGGCGTTGAAAATCTGTATCTTGGATTACATTGTAAGAAACACCGTCGCCTGCCTTTTCCTAACACTGCAAAGGAAAAGTATGTGTTAGAGAAAGACATATTTGAGGGCGGTAGACAGATTAATTTGAAGTATTTGCACTTGGTTGGTTGCTGCATAGGAAAAAGCATAAGTCGGGAATTCAGTTGCTTGCAGACTCTCGTCATGGATTATTCACCTCTAGCCCGATATGATCTGCAAAGCATGTTTTTTTGTTTGGCGAATCTCAGAAGTCTGACGTTTAAACAATGCGATCTTCCTGCCATGTTGTGCTTTGCTTCTTTACTTGCTCTGAGGAAACTCCACTTCATACAATGTTCTGGAATCAAACATATCAAACTGTCTAATCGCAAGCTTAAGCGTCTTGCGTGTATAGATAGTTCAATCCTTAGATTGGATTTCCTTGGGGCTCATAGGTTGAAAACGTTGGTCTATTTTGGTAACAACTATCTACAAATGATCCAAATTGCTTCTCGACTTCAGCGATTATCGAATGTCATCAAGCTGAAGCATATCTACATTCGGTCTGGAATTGACTGG GGTAATCGCTTGCCGGTGCCAAAAAGAATGCTTATCTTCAGTGTGTTACATTTAAAGCTTGAGCTAATGTGTGAAACGAAGTTTGATATACAGAAGATGATTTCCGTTCTTAGAGCATGTCCTCGTTTGAGAGGATTGAATTTAGCG TTTCGTTGCATAAAAGATGTAAACCACAAAAATTTCCCACTTGGAGATTATTCTTCTGAGCATTTGGAGGATGTTGAAATTGGTGGATATACCGATACATTTCAACAGTTCAGATTTGCAGTATACTTGTTGAAACATGCTTCCAAGCTTAAGCGATTAGTCATCAAGCGACCACTTTTGCACATTGCTACCGAAAGACAGCAATCTCGACATAAAGCACGACGTCAATCTATCTGTAAACGCCTTTCCGCCTTCTCTAGAGATGTAGAGTTGGTTGTCCGATGA
- the LOC126664839 gene encoding blue copper protein 1a-like isoform X1 yields MASNQFIAFVIAAIIFPTVAMATDYVVGDDAGWKVGVNYTQWAMGKTFHIGDTLMFNYGAPHNVMKVNGAAFKDCNNATGTLLDNPNGMVTLSQAGKKWYICGFGSHCSTGGMKLVINVESDGPAPAPSHSDKILSSWYHILVAVAVVMAMIAM; encoded by the exons ATGGCCTCTAATCAATTTATTGCCTTTGTAATTGCAGCAATTATTTTTCCTACCGTAGCCATGGCTACTGACTATGTTGTTGGGGATGATGCAGGCTGGAAAGTTGGTGTTAACTATACTCAGTGGGCTATGGGCAAAACTTTTCATATTGGTGACACATTAA TGTTTAATTACGGAGCACCACATAATGTGATGAAAGTGAATGGAGCTGCCTTCAAGGACTGCAACAATGCAACAGGAACTCTTTTAGACAATCCCAATGGCATGGTCACACTTAGCCAAGCAGGCAAAAAATGGTACATTTGTGGTTTTGGTTCTCACTGTAGTACAGGCGGCATGAAGCTCGTCATTAATGTCGAATCCGACGGTCCGGCACCGGCTCCCAGTCACTCCGACAAAATCCTCTCATCGTGGTACCATATTTTGGTTGCAGTCGCAGTGGTGATGGCAATGATCGCAATGTGA
- the LOC126664839 gene encoding blue copper protein 1b-like isoform X2 has product MATDYVVGDDAGWKVGVNYTQWAMGKTFHIGDTLMFNYGAPHNVMKVNGAAFKDCNNATGTLLDNPNGMVTLSQAGKKWYICGFGSHCSTGGMKLVINVESDGPAPAPSHSDKILSSWYHILVAVAVVMAMIAM; this is encoded by the exons ATGGCTACTGACTATGTTGTTGGGGATGATGCAGGCTGGAAAGTTGGTGTTAACTATACTCAGTGGGCTATGGGCAAAACTTTTCATATTGGTGACACATTAA TGTTTAATTACGGAGCACCACATAATGTGATGAAAGTGAATGGAGCTGCCTTCAAGGACTGCAACAATGCAACAGGAACTCTTTTAGACAATCCCAATGGCATGGTCACACTTAGCCAAGCAGGCAAAAAATGGTACATTTGTGGTTTTGGTTCTCACTGTAGTACAGGCGGCATGAAGCTCGTCATTAATGTCGAATCCGACGGTCCGGCACCGGCTCCCAGTCACTCCGACAAAATCCTCTCATCGTGGTACCATATTTTGGTTGCAGTCGCAGTGGTGATGGCAATGATCGCAATGTGA